A genomic segment from Malus domestica chromosome 05, GDT2T_hap1 encodes:
- the LOC103453262 gene encoding receptor-like serine/threonine-protein kinase SD1-7 isoform X3, with the protein MSWQIVALSVEMLLFSSLFLLPISVISQNNGRVAVGSSLTATTGDSSSWLSPSGDFAFGFSPLGNNDRFLLSIWYAKIPDKTVVWYAYDGNNPMVAPGGSVLNLTANSGLVLNNPQGGEIWKSEITLGTVANGVMNDTGNFVLQHQNSGSLWETFSSPTDTVLPGQTIERNGTLSCRQSETNYTKGRFQLSLQGDGNLVLISVTTDNANIPYFSTKTTSGNVPGSQGKRLVFSSSGDMFVLRENDGRVPLKGTEGVSVRDNYIRATLDFDGIFALYSHPKNFTGNASWISPLVYMPDDICLRLGVGVCGYNSTCMLKPDKRPTCECPKGFSFLDPKDIYRGCKPDLSRKSVTRVESVLLADKWVWIGISIAAALVLCTAYYLLRRRRSALASAGENWPEIENEMLIFMKSKRHHDFSVFSYSSIVAATRNFAEENKLGQGGFGPVYKGKLATGQEIAVKRLSKCSGQGTSEFKNELILIYELKHTNLVHLFGFCIHGEEMMLIYEYLQNKSLDHFLFDPIRGLLLDWKKRFSILEGIAQGLLYLHKYSRKKVIHRDVKASNILLDENMNPKISDFGMARIFTQNELEANTRKVVGTLGYMPPESVGGIISVKSDVYSFGVLMLEIISGRKNNSFYNDDRALNLVGYAWELWKKGAGLELTDPTLGNSFIKEQLLRCIHVGLLCVEENAADRPTMSDVISMLTNESFRLASPTKPAFFVGRRTVEAGISGNQQLETVASANYMSSSDFEAR; encoded by the exons TGGCTCTTTCTGTGGAGATGCTTTTGTTCTCCTCTTTGTTTTTGCTACCAATTTCTGTGATTTCCCAAAATAATGGAAGAGTAGCAGTTGGGAGTTCTCTAACTGCAACTACAGGCGACTCCTCATCATGGCTTTCTCCATCCGGTGATTTCGCGTTTGGATTTTCGCCCCTCGGAAACAATGATCGTTTCTTGCTTTCGATATGGTATGCGAAAATCCCAGACAAAACCGTAGTTTGGTATGCATATGACGGTAACAACCCCATGGTTGCACCTGGGGGATCAGTTCTGAACTTGACTGCCAACAGTGGACTAGTTCTTAACAATCCTCAGGGTGGAGAGATATGGAAATCCGAAATAACCTTGGGGACTGTTGCGAACGGGGTCATGAATGACACCGGAAACTTTGtccttcaacaccaaaactcGGGGAGCTTGTGGGAGACCTTCAGCAGTCCTACAGACACCGTTTTGCCTGGACAGACAATTGAGAGAAACGGGACGCTTTCGTGTAGACAATCGGAGACTAACTACACAAAAGGGCGGTTCCAGCTGAGCTTGCAAGGTGATGGAAACCTCGTGCTCATTTCCGTCACAACAGATAATGCCAACATCCCTTACTTCTCCACGAAGACCACCTCAGGGAACGTGCCAGGTAGTCAAGGCAAACGATTGGTGTTCAGCAGCTCAGGGGACATGTTTGTTCTAAGAGAAAATGATGGAAGAGTTCCTCTTAAGGGGACAGAGGGAGTGTCGGTGAGGGACAACTACATAAGGGCAACTCTTGATTTTGATGGGATTTTCGCTTTATATTCTCACCCGAAAAACTTCACGGGAAATGCAAGTTGGATTAGTCCTCTGGTGTATATGCCGGATGATATTTGCCTACGACTGGGCGTTGGTGTTTGCGGTTACAACAGTACCTGTATGCTCAAACCAGATAAAAGGCCAACCTGCGAATGCCCAAaagggttttcttttcttgatccGAAGGATATATACCGAGGCTGCAAACCCGATTTGAGCCGGAAATCTGTGACACGCGTGGAATCAGTATTATTAG CAGATAAATGGGTTTGGATTGGCATTTCTATAGCTGCTGCTCTAGTGCTTTGCACCGCGTACTATCTACTCCGACGAAGAAGATCAGCCCTTGCATCAGCTG GTGAGAACTGGCCAGAGATTGAGAACGAAATGCTTATCTTCATGAAATCTAAGCGACATCATGATTTTAGCGTTTTTAGCTATTCATCCATCGTGGCTGCCACAAGAAACTTCGCTGAAGAAAACAAGCTAGGACAAGGAGGGTTTGGACCGGTTTATAAG GGGAAATTGGCGACGGGACAAGAAATAGCTGTGAAGAGGCTTTCGAAATGTTCAGGGCAAGGAACAtcagaattcaagaatgaactGATACTTATATATGAACTCAAACATACAAACCTGGTTCACCTTTTCGGATTTTGCATTCATGGTGAAGAAATGATGTTGATATATGAGTATCTGCAGAACAAAAGTTTGGACCACTTTTTATTTG ATCCAATCAGAGGTCTACTACTAGATTGGAAGAAGCGTTTTAGCATTCTCGAAGGAATTGCTCAAGGGTTGCTTTATCTGCACAAATACTCAAGAAAGAAAGTAATTCATAGAGATGTAAAAGCTAGTAACATACTACTTGATgaaaacatgaacccaaaaatttcagattttggtATGGCAAGGattttcacccaaaatgaaTTGGAAGCAAACACTAGAAAGGTTGTGGGGACACT TGGTTACATGCCTCCAGAGTCCGTGGGGGGAATTATTTCTGTAAAGTCTGATGTCTACAGTTTCGGGGTATTGATGCTTGAAATCATAAGTGGAAGGAAAAACAACAGCTTTTACAATGACGATCGCGCACTCAATTTAGTAGGATAT GCATGGGAGTTATGGAAAAAAGGTGCAGGGCTAGAATTAACGGATCCAACATTAGGAAATTCGTTTATTAAAGAGCAACTGTTAAGATGCATCCATGTCGGTCTGCTTTGCGTAGAAGAAAATGCAGCAGATCGCCCTACCATGTCAGATGTCATATCTATGTTGACAAATGAAAGCTTTCGATTAGCATCACCAACAAAGCCAGCATTTTTTGTTGGAAGGAGGACGGTGGAGGCTGGTATAAGTGGGAATCAGCAACTTGAAACTGTTGCTTCAGCAAACTACATGTCCAGTTCAGATTTTGAAGCGCGTTAA
- the LOC103453262 gene encoding receptor-like serine/threonine-protein kinase SD1-7 isoform X1, which produces MGAFAMAVALSVEMLLFSSLFLLPISVISQNNGRVAVGSSLTATTGDSSSWLSPSGDFAFGFSPLGNNDRFLLSIWYAKIPDKTVVWYAYDGNNPMVAPGGSVLNLTANSGLVLNNPQGGEIWKSEITLGTVANGVMNDTGNFVLQHQNSGSLWETFSSPTDTVLPGQTIERNGTLSCRQSETNYTKGRFQLSLQGDGNLVLISVTTDNANIPYFSTKTTSGNVPGSQGKRLVFSSSGDMFVLRENDGRVPLKGTEGVSVRDNYIRATLDFDGIFALYSHPKNFTGNASWISPLVYMPDDICLRLGVGVCGYNSTCMLKPDKRPTCECPKGFSFLDPKDIYRGCKPDLSRKSVTRVESVLLADKWVWIGISIAAALVLCTAYYLLRRRRSALASAGENWPEIENEMLIFMKSKRHHDFSVFSYSSIVAATRNFAEENKLGQGGFGPVYKGKLATGQEIAVKRLSKCSGQGTSEFKNELILIYELKHTNLVHLFGFCIHGEEMMLIYEYLQNKSLDHFLFDPIRGLLLDWKKRFSILEGIAQGLLYLHKYSRKKVIHRDVKASNILLDENMNPKISDFGMARIFTQNELEANTRKVVGTLGYMPPESVGGIISVKSDVYSFGVLMLEIISGRKNNSFYNDDRALNLVGYAWELWKKGAGLELTDPTLGNSFIKEQLLRCIHVGLLCVEENAADRPTMSDVISMLTNESFRLASPTKPAFFVGRRTVEAGISGNQQLETVASANYMSSSDFEAR; this is translated from the exons ATGGGTGCTTTTGCAATGGCAGTGGCTCTTTCTGTGGAGATGCTTTTGTTCTCCTCTTTGTTTTTGCTACCAATTTCTGTGATTTCCCAAAATAATGGAAGAGTAGCAGTTGGGAGTTCTCTAACTGCAACTACAGGCGACTCCTCATCATGGCTTTCTCCATCCGGTGATTTCGCGTTTGGATTTTCGCCCCTCGGAAACAATGATCGTTTCTTGCTTTCGATATGGTATGCGAAAATCCCAGACAAAACCGTAGTTTGGTATGCATATGACGGTAACAACCCCATGGTTGCACCTGGGGGATCAGTTCTGAACTTGACTGCCAACAGTGGACTAGTTCTTAACAATCCTCAGGGTGGAGAGATATGGAAATCCGAAATAACCTTGGGGACTGTTGCGAACGGGGTCATGAATGACACCGGAAACTTTGtccttcaacaccaaaactcGGGGAGCTTGTGGGAGACCTTCAGCAGTCCTACAGACACCGTTTTGCCTGGACAGACAATTGAGAGAAACGGGACGCTTTCGTGTAGACAATCGGAGACTAACTACACAAAAGGGCGGTTCCAGCTGAGCTTGCAAGGTGATGGAAACCTCGTGCTCATTTCCGTCACAACAGATAATGCCAACATCCCTTACTTCTCCACGAAGACCACCTCAGGGAACGTGCCAGGTAGTCAAGGCAAACGATTGGTGTTCAGCAGCTCAGGGGACATGTTTGTTCTAAGAGAAAATGATGGAAGAGTTCCTCTTAAGGGGACAGAGGGAGTGTCGGTGAGGGACAACTACATAAGGGCAACTCTTGATTTTGATGGGATTTTCGCTTTATATTCTCACCCGAAAAACTTCACGGGAAATGCAAGTTGGATTAGTCCTCTGGTGTATATGCCGGATGATATTTGCCTACGACTGGGCGTTGGTGTTTGCGGTTACAACAGTACCTGTATGCTCAAACCAGATAAAAGGCCAACCTGCGAATGCCCAAaagggttttcttttcttgatccGAAGGATATATACCGAGGCTGCAAACCCGATTTGAGCCGGAAATCTGTGACACGCGTGGAATCAGTATTATTAG CAGATAAATGGGTTTGGATTGGCATTTCTATAGCTGCTGCTCTAGTGCTTTGCACCGCGTACTATCTACTCCGACGAAGAAGATCAGCCCTTGCATCAGCTG GTGAGAACTGGCCAGAGATTGAGAACGAAATGCTTATCTTCATGAAATCTAAGCGACATCATGATTTTAGCGTTTTTAGCTATTCATCCATCGTGGCTGCCACAAGAAACTTCGCTGAAGAAAACAAGCTAGGACAAGGAGGGTTTGGACCGGTTTATAAG GGGAAATTGGCGACGGGACAAGAAATAGCTGTGAAGAGGCTTTCGAAATGTTCAGGGCAAGGAACAtcagaattcaagaatgaactGATACTTATATATGAACTCAAACATACAAACCTGGTTCACCTTTTCGGATTTTGCATTCATGGTGAAGAAATGATGTTGATATATGAGTATCTGCAGAACAAAAGTTTGGACCACTTTTTATTTG ATCCAATCAGAGGTCTACTACTAGATTGGAAGAAGCGTTTTAGCATTCTCGAAGGAATTGCTCAAGGGTTGCTTTATCTGCACAAATACTCAAGAAAGAAAGTAATTCATAGAGATGTAAAAGCTAGTAACATACTACTTGATgaaaacatgaacccaaaaatttcagattttggtATGGCAAGGattttcacccaaaatgaaTTGGAAGCAAACACTAGAAAGGTTGTGGGGACACT TGGTTACATGCCTCCAGAGTCCGTGGGGGGAATTATTTCTGTAAAGTCTGATGTCTACAGTTTCGGGGTATTGATGCTTGAAATCATAAGTGGAAGGAAAAACAACAGCTTTTACAATGACGATCGCGCACTCAATTTAGTAGGATAT GCATGGGAGTTATGGAAAAAAGGTGCAGGGCTAGAATTAACGGATCCAACATTAGGAAATTCGTTTATTAAAGAGCAACTGTTAAGATGCATCCATGTCGGTCTGCTTTGCGTAGAAGAAAATGCAGCAGATCGCCCTACCATGTCAGATGTCATATCTATGTTGACAAATGAAAGCTTTCGATTAGCATCACCAACAAAGCCAGCATTTTTTGTTGGAAGGAGGACGGTGGAGGCTGGTATAAGTGGGAATCAGCAACTTGAAACTGTTGCTTCAGCAAACTACATGTCCAGTTCAGATTTTGAAGCGCGTTAA
- the LOC103453262 gene encoding receptor-like serine/threonine-protein kinase SD1-7 isoform X4, whose translation MSWQIVALSVEMLLFSSLFLLPISVISQNNGRVAVGSSLTATTGDSSSWLSPSGDFAFGFSPLGNNDRFLLSIWYAKIPDKTVVWYAYDGNNPMVAPGGSVLNLTANSGLVLNNPQGGEIWKSEITLGTVANGVMNDTGNFVLQHQNSGSLWETFSSPTDTVLPGQTIERNGTLSCRQSETNYTKGRFQLSLQGDGNLVLISVTTDNANIPYFSTKTTSGNVPGSQGKRLVFSSSGDMFVLRENDGRVPLKGTEGVSVRDNYIRATLDFDGIFALYSHPKNFTGNASWISPLVYMPDDICLRLGVGVCGYNSTCMLKPDKRPTCECPKGFSFLDPKDIYRGCKPDLSRKSVTRVESVLLDKWVWIGISIAAALVLCTAYYLLRRRRSALASAGENWPEIENEMLIFMKSKRHHDFSVFSYSSIVAATRNFAEENKLGQGGFGPVYKGKLATGQEIAVKRLSKCSGQGTSEFKNELILIYELKHTNLVHLFGFCIHGEEMMLIYEYLQNKSLDHFLFDPIRGLLLDWKKRFSILEGIAQGLLYLHKYSRKKVIHRDVKASNILLDENMNPKISDFGMARIFTQNELEANTRKVVGTLGYMPPESVGGIISVKSDVYSFGVLMLEIISGRKNNSFYNDDRALNLVGYAWELWKKGAGLELTDPTLGNSFIKEQLLRCIHVGLLCVEENAADRPTMSDVISMLTNESFRLASPTKPAFFVGRRTVEAGISGNQQLETVASANYMSSSDFEAR comes from the exons TGGCTCTTTCTGTGGAGATGCTTTTGTTCTCCTCTTTGTTTTTGCTACCAATTTCTGTGATTTCCCAAAATAATGGAAGAGTAGCAGTTGGGAGTTCTCTAACTGCAACTACAGGCGACTCCTCATCATGGCTTTCTCCATCCGGTGATTTCGCGTTTGGATTTTCGCCCCTCGGAAACAATGATCGTTTCTTGCTTTCGATATGGTATGCGAAAATCCCAGACAAAACCGTAGTTTGGTATGCATATGACGGTAACAACCCCATGGTTGCACCTGGGGGATCAGTTCTGAACTTGACTGCCAACAGTGGACTAGTTCTTAACAATCCTCAGGGTGGAGAGATATGGAAATCCGAAATAACCTTGGGGACTGTTGCGAACGGGGTCATGAATGACACCGGAAACTTTGtccttcaacaccaaaactcGGGGAGCTTGTGGGAGACCTTCAGCAGTCCTACAGACACCGTTTTGCCTGGACAGACAATTGAGAGAAACGGGACGCTTTCGTGTAGACAATCGGAGACTAACTACACAAAAGGGCGGTTCCAGCTGAGCTTGCAAGGTGATGGAAACCTCGTGCTCATTTCCGTCACAACAGATAATGCCAACATCCCTTACTTCTCCACGAAGACCACCTCAGGGAACGTGCCAGGTAGTCAAGGCAAACGATTGGTGTTCAGCAGCTCAGGGGACATGTTTGTTCTAAGAGAAAATGATGGAAGAGTTCCTCTTAAGGGGACAGAGGGAGTGTCGGTGAGGGACAACTACATAAGGGCAACTCTTGATTTTGATGGGATTTTCGCTTTATATTCTCACCCGAAAAACTTCACGGGAAATGCAAGTTGGATTAGTCCTCTGGTGTATATGCCGGATGATATTTGCCTACGACTGGGCGTTGGTGTTTGCGGTTACAACAGTACCTGTATGCTCAAACCAGATAAAAGGCCAACCTGCGAATGCCCAAaagggttttcttttcttgatccGAAGGATATATACCGAGGCTGCAAACCCGATTTGAGCCGGAAATCTGTGACACGCGTGGAATCAGTATTATTAG ATAAATGGGTTTGGATTGGCATTTCTATAGCTGCTGCTCTAGTGCTTTGCACCGCGTACTATCTACTCCGACGAAGAAGATCAGCCCTTGCATCAGCTG GTGAGAACTGGCCAGAGATTGAGAACGAAATGCTTATCTTCATGAAATCTAAGCGACATCATGATTTTAGCGTTTTTAGCTATTCATCCATCGTGGCTGCCACAAGAAACTTCGCTGAAGAAAACAAGCTAGGACAAGGAGGGTTTGGACCGGTTTATAAG GGGAAATTGGCGACGGGACAAGAAATAGCTGTGAAGAGGCTTTCGAAATGTTCAGGGCAAGGAACAtcagaattcaagaatgaactGATACTTATATATGAACTCAAACATACAAACCTGGTTCACCTTTTCGGATTTTGCATTCATGGTGAAGAAATGATGTTGATATATGAGTATCTGCAGAACAAAAGTTTGGACCACTTTTTATTTG ATCCAATCAGAGGTCTACTACTAGATTGGAAGAAGCGTTTTAGCATTCTCGAAGGAATTGCTCAAGGGTTGCTTTATCTGCACAAATACTCAAGAAAGAAAGTAATTCATAGAGATGTAAAAGCTAGTAACATACTACTTGATgaaaacatgaacccaaaaatttcagattttggtATGGCAAGGattttcacccaaaatgaaTTGGAAGCAAACACTAGAAAGGTTGTGGGGACACT TGGTTACATGCCTCCAGAGTCCGTGGGGGGAATTATTTCTGTAAAGTCTGATGTCTACAGTTTCGGGGTATTGATGCTTGAAATCATAAGTGGAAGGAAAAACAACAGCTTTTACAATGACGATCGCGCACTCAATTTAGTAGGATAT GCATGGGAGTTATGGAAAAAAGGTGCAGGGCTAGAATTAACGGATCCAACATTAGGAAATTCGTTTATTAAAGAGCAACTGTTAAGATGCATCCATGTCGGTCTGCTTTGCGTAGAAGAAAATGCAGCAGATCGCCCTACCATGTCAGATGTCATATCTATGTTGACAAATGAAAGCTTTCGATTAGCATCACCAACAAAGCCAGCATTTTTTGTTGGAAGGAGGACGGTGGAGGCTGGTATAAGTGGGAATCAGCAACTTGAAACTGTTGCTTCAGCAAACTACATGTCCAGTTCAGATTTTGAAGCGCGTTAA
- the LOC103453262 gene encoding receptor-like serine/threonine-protein kinase SD1-7 isoform X2 has product MGAFAMAVALSVEMLLFSSLFLLPISVISQNNGRVAVGSSLTATTGDSSSWLSPSGDFAFGFSPLGNNDRFLLSIWYAKIPDKTVVWYAYDGNNPMVAPGGSVLNLTANSGLVLNNPQGGEIWKSEITLGTVANGVMNDTGNFVLQHQNSGSLWETFSSPTDTVLPGQTIERNGTLSCRQSETNYTKGRFQLSLQGDGNLVLISVTTDNANIPYFSTKTTSGNVPGSQGKRLVFSSSGDMFVLRENDGRVPLKGTEGVSVRDNYIRATLDFDGIFALYSHPKNFTGNASWISPLVYMPDDICLRLGVGVCGYNSTCMLKPDKRPTCECPKGFSFLDPKDIYRGCKPDLSRKSVTRVESVLLDKWVWIGISIAAALVLCTAYYLLRRRRSALASAGENWPEIENEMLIFMKSKRHHDFSVFSYSSIVAATRNFAEENKLGQGGFGPVYKGKLATGQEIAVKRLSKCSGQGTSEFKNELILIYELKHTNLVHLFGFCIHGEEMMLIYEYLQNKSLDHFLFDPIRGLLLDWKKRFSILEGIAQGLLYLHKYSRKKVIHRDVKASNILLDENMNPKISDFGMARIFTQNELEANTRKVVGTLGYMPPESVGGIISVKSDVYSFGVLMLEIISGRKNNSFYNDDRALNLVGYAWELWKKGAGLELTDPTLGNSFIKEQLLRCIHVGLLCVEENAADRPTMSDVISMLTNESFRLASPTKPAFFVGRRTVEAGISGNQQLETVASANYMSSSDFEAR; this is encoded by the exons ATGGGTGCTTTTGCAATGGCAGTGGCTCTTTCTGTGGAGATGCTTTTGTTCTCCTCTTTGTTTTTGCTACCAATTTCTGTGATTTCCCAAAATAATGGAAGAGTAGCAGTTGGGAGTTCTCTAACTGCAACTACAGGCGACTCCTCATCATGGCTTTCTCCATCCGGTGATTTCGCGTTTGGATTTTCGCCCCTCGGAAACAATGATCGTTTCTTGCTTTCGATATGGTATGCGAAAATCCCAGACAAAACCGTAGTTTGGTATGCATATGACGGTAACAACCCCATGGTTGCACCTGGGGGATCAGTTCTGAACTTGACTGCCAACAGTGGACTAGTTCTTAACAATCCTCAGGGTGGAGAGATATGGAAATCCGAAATAACCTTGGGGACTGTTGCGAACGGGGTCATGAATGACACCGGAAACTTTGtccttcaacaccaaaactcGGGGAGCTTGTGGGAGACCTTCAGCAGTCCTACAGACACCGTTTTGCCTGGACAGACAATTGAGAGAAACGGGACGCTTTCGTGTAGACAATCGGAGACTAACTACACAAAAGGGCGGTTCCAGCTGAGCTTGCAAGGTGATGGAAACCTCGTGCTCATTTCCGTCACAACAGATAATGCCAACATCCCTTACTTCTCCACGAAGACCACCTCAGGGAACGTGCCAGGTAGTCAAGGCAAACGATTGGTGTTCAGCAGCTCAGGGGACATGTTTGTTCTAAGAGAAAATGATGGAAGAGTTCCTCTTAAGGGGACAGAGGGAGTGTCGGTGAGGGACAACTACATAAGGGCAACTCTTGATTTTGATGGGATTTTCGCTTTATATTCTCACCCGAAAAACTTCACGGGAAATGCAAGTTGGATTAGTCCTCTGGTGTATATGCCGGATGATATTTGCCTACGACTGGGCGTTGGTGTTTGCGGTTACAACAGTACCTGTATGCTCAAACCAGATAAAAGGCCAACCTGCGAATGCCCAAaagggttttcttttcttgatccGAAGGATATATACCGAGGCTGCAAACCCGATTTGAGCCGGAAATCTGTGACACGCGTGGAATCAGTATTATTAG ATAAATGGGTTTGGATTGGCATTTCTATAGCTGCTGCTCTAGTGCTTTGCACCGCGTACTATCTACTCCGACGAAGAAGATCAGCCCTTGCATCAGCTG GTGAGAACTGGCCAGAGATTGAGAACGAAATGCTTATCTTCATGAAATCTAAGCGACATCATGATTTTAGCGTTTTTAGCTATTCATCCATCGTGGCTGCCACAAGAAACTTCGCTGAAGAAAACAAGCTAGGACAAGGAGGGTTTGGACCGGTTTATAAG GGGAAATTGGCGACGGGACAAGAAATAGCTGTGAAGAGGCTTTCGAAATGTTCAGGGCAAGGAACAtcagaattcaagaatgaactGATACTTATATATGAACTCAAACATACAAACCTGGTTCACCTTTTCGGATTTTGCATTCATGGTGAAGAAATGATGTTGATATATGAGTATCTGCAGAACAAAAGTTTGGACCACTTTTTATTTG ATCCAATCAGAGGTCTACTACTAGATTGGAAGAAGCGTTTTAGCATTCTCGAAGGAATTGCTCAAGGGTTGCTTTATCTGCACAAATACTCAAGAAAGAAAGTAATTCATAGAGATGTAAAAGCTAGTAACATACTACTTGATgaaaacatgaacccaaaaatttcagattttggtATGGCAAGGattttcacccaaaatgaaTTGGAAGCAAACACTAGAAAGGTTGTGGGGACACT TGGTTACATGCCTCCAGAGTCCGTGGGGGGAATTATTTCTGTAAAGTCTGATGTCTACAGTTTCGGGGTATTGATGCTTGAAATCATAAGTGGAAGGAAAAACAACAGCTTTTACAATGACGATCGCGCACTCAATTTAGTAGGATAT GCATGGGAGTTATGGAAAAAAGGTGCAGGGCTAGAATTAACGGATCCAACATTAGGAAATTCGTTTATTAAAGAGCAACTGTTAAGATGCATCCATGTCGGTCTGCTTTGCGTAGAAGAAAATGCAGCAGATCGCCCTACCATGTCAGATGTCATATCTATGTTGACAAATGAAAGCTTTCGATTAGCATCACCAACAAAGCCAGCATTTTTTGTTGGAAGGAGGACGGTGGAGGCTGGTATAAGTGGGAATCAGCAACTTGAAACTGTTGCTTCAGCAAACTACATGTCCAGTTCAGATTTTGAAGCGCGTTAA